A genomic segment from Panulirus ornatus isolate Po-2019 chromosome 7, ASM3632096v1, whole genome shotgun sequence encodes:
- the LOC139749309 gene encoding uncharacterized protein — protein MMERILLRRLHHTICGFHNSLSGFIQHRSTAHAIASLYCSQAARVSVFLDINGAFDADQPALILAELVQSGVTERLLRWIISYLTGRQAWVRVEGSESHVQEINLGTPPGGVLSPSVFNAPMHSTASLPGPTVVHLGYADLARTHPLI, from the coding sequence ATGATGGAGAGAATATTACTTCGTCGCCTTCATCACACCATATGCGGCTTCCATAATTCCCTCAGTGGTTTCATACAACATCGCAGTACAGCACACGCCATTGCTTCCCTTTACTGCAGTCAGGCTGCCCGCGTCTCCGTCTTCCTTGATATTAATGGAGCCTTTGATGCGGATCAGCCTGCCCTCATTTTAGCTGAACTGGTGCAGTCAGGGGTTACAGAGCGACTTCTTCGATGGATCATCTCTTACCTCACTGGACGTCAGGCCTGGGTTCGCGTTGAAGGCTCTGAATCTCATGTTCAAGAAATTAACCTCGGCACCCCTCCAGGTGGAGTCCTGAGCCCCAGCGTGTTTAACGCTCCCATGCACTCCACTGCATCTCTTCCGGGGCCAACAGTTGTCCACTTAGGATATGCCGACCTAGCACGCACGCATCCCTTGATCTAG